One Bacteroidales bacterium DNA window includes the following coding sequences:
- a CDS encoding carboxypeptidase-like regulatory domain-containing protein: MKPYKLLTLIFLSTLFLQSCERLLTGRSNKNKVHGTVTDKETGEAIKDVKLTIYIEDFDRTNGEDEVTEHTAYTDDNGDYDLKFKREDGTHYYIKPTHDNYTLVILNGWYPNLENGLENEINFEMTKIGPAKINIVTYLINPVNSHDYSNRIPDVKITVLERHEEDNDTYPISVDTIKYTDNTGECYIEYWEKEAFHYFLKPEKEGYTYDKWGYDYYMLGSYTQGHPKNIELGMRQEK; this comes from the coding sequence ATGAAACCATATAAACTTTTAACACTCATCTTTTTAAGCACATTATTTTTGCAATCTTGCGAAAGATTACTCACCGGCAGAAGCAATAAAAATAAAGTTCACGGAACGGTTACTGATAAAGAAACAGGAGAAGCAATAAAAGATGTAAAACTTACAATATACATTGAAGATTTCGACCGTACAAACGGTGAAGACGAAGTTACGGAACATACTGCATATACAGATGATAACGGAGATTATGACTTAAAATTTAAAAGAGAAGACGGAACTCATTATTATATTAAACCTACACATGATAATTATACATTAGTAATATTAAACGGTTGGTATCCGAATTTAGAGAACGGATTGGAAAATGAAATAAATTTTGAAATGACAAAGATAGGTCCTGCTAAAATAAATATTGTAACTTATCTTATAAACCCGGTCAACTCTCATGATTACAGTAATAGAATACCTGATGTTAAAATTACCGTTTTGGAAAGACATGAAGAAGATAATGATACTTATCCCATTTCTGTTGACACTATAAAATATACTGATAATACAGGTGAATGCTATATTGAATATTGGGAAAAAGAAGCTTTTCATTATTTCTTAAAACCTGAAAAAGAAGGTTATACTTATGATAAATGGGGCTATGATTATTATATGTTAGGATCTTATACACAAGGACATCCAAAAAATATTGAATTGGGAATGAGACAAGAAAAATAA
- a CDS encoding T9SS type A sorting domain-containing protein, protein MLQSEEWETDNKENKNIVNNKTGSTTNFVFNENITIYPNPSDGIYTVNLNTQNSNLKTKITITDLTGEIVYSENYIDNNEITINISTEKSGIYFLKFISDNKIIIKKIIKL, encoded by the coding sequence TTGCTTCAATCGGAAGAATGGGAAACGGATAATAAAGAAAATAAGAATATTGTAAATAATAAAACAGGAAGTACTACAAATTTTGTTTTTAACGAAAATATTACGATATATCCTAATCCCTCTGACGGAATATATACCGTAAATCTCAATACTCAAAACTCAAATCTAAAAACCAAAATAACAATTACCGATTTAACCGGAGAAATCGTATATTCGGAAAATTATATTGATAACAATGAAATTACAATAAATATTTCAACAGAAAAATCGGGTATTTACTTTTTAAAATTTATTTCGGATAATAAAATAATTATTAAAAAAATAATTAAGCTATGA